GACGCCGACACGGCGGAGCTGCGGCACGCCGACGCGGTCACCGGCTGGCGGACGGCCTTCGAGGTGCCGTACCGGCTCGACGGGACCGGCCGCAAGCGCATCCCGCAGCTGCCCGCGGCGGCGTACGACCCGCAGTGGGCGTTGCGGAGCCTGGACGCCTGGGTCGCGCGCCACACCGGCTATCAGCACCGGCACGCCGTGAGCGAGGGCCTGGAGCGGCGGACCGGTCGCCTGCGGGAGGATCGGCGCAATGACTGAGGATCCGATGCTTCCCCTGCTGTTCCTGGACGTCGACGGTCCGCTGATCCCGTTCGGCGGCGATGCCGCACAGCACCGCGTTCATCTGACGGAGCGTCGGATCCGGGAGGTGATCCGCGAGGCCAACCCGCTGCTGACCCGGCTCGACCCGGCGAACGGTCCGCGGATCGCCGCACTGCCCGCCCGCCCGGTGTGGGCGACCACCTGGATGGACGAAGCCAACGCGTGCGTGGCGCCGCTGCTCGGCCTGCCGGACCTGCCGGTGCTCGACGAACCGGACGGGGACACCGGGCCGGACGGGTGCCCGTTGCCGCCGCAACTGCACTGGAAGACAGCGGCGTTGGTCGGCTACGCGGCGGGACGGCCGTTCGCCTGGGTCGACGACGAGATCGGCGCGGCCGACCGGGCATGGGTGGCGGCGCACCACCCCGGCCCGGCACTGCTGCACCGGGTCGACCCCCGGGTCGGCCTGACGGAGGACGACTTCGCCGTCCTGGACGCCTGGTTGCGCTCCGTCGGGTGAGACGCGGCGGGGCACCGGGGGCTTCCCGAGTCGGCGCGGAGCGGGCAGAGTGGGCGCGGTGATCTTCGCTTCGATCCTGCTCATGGTGCCGCTCGGCTGCTGGTGGATGACCGCCCCGCCGGTCGGTAGCACGAAGCGGCCCGACGGCGCGCTGCCCGGCGGGTCAGGCGGGGCCGCCGAGGTGGCGGTTTCGGGTGGCGCGGGTGGCGAGGCGGGTGGGGGTGGGGAGTTCGGCGAGTTCATTGAGGGCGGTGGTGACGGCGGCGGCGAGGCGGTCGCGGAGGTCGGCGGGGTCGTCGGTCTCCGGGACGACCTGGTCGACCAGGCCGGTCGAGGTCAGGGCGGTGGCGGTGATGCCCTGGGAGCGGGCGAGCTGGGGCGCGTGGTCGCCGTCGCGGTGGACGATGGCGGAGGCGCCCTCGGGCGGCAGCGGGGCCAGCCAAGCGTGTTCGGCGGCGATCACCCGGTCGGCGGGCAGCAGGGCGAGCGCGCCGCCGCCGCTGCCCTGGCCGAGCAGCACGGCGAGCACGGGGGTGCGCAGTCCGACCAGGGTGGTCAGGCAGTGCGCGATCTCCAGGGCCACGCCGTCGAGTTCGGCCTCCACGGAGAGTTCGGCCCCGCTGGTGTCGACCACGGTGAGCAGCGGCAGGCCGAGTTCCTCGGCGAGTTCGGCCTGCCGGCGCACGGCGCGCAGGTCCGCGGCGGTGAACGGGACGGCGGGGGCGTCCGGGCCGGGCCGCTGCTGGGCGACCACCATCACGGGCCGTCCGCCGATCAGCGCCAGGGCCCGGACGAGGGCGCTGTCGCCGTCCAGCGGGAGGAACGACTCGGCGGTGTGGTGCAGGAGTTCGAGGGCGGAGAGGCGGTCGGGGCGGCGGCTCAGCTGCACCGACTCCCAGGCGTCGGCGCCCTCCGGCACGGCCGCGGGCGCCGGGGCGGGGGCCGAACCGGCTCCCGCGGGGCGGGCGGTGAGGATGGTGAAGGCCCGGGAGAGGAAGTCGCGCAGCCGCTCGGGCGGGACGATGGCGTCCAGGCGTCCGTTGGCGGCGAGTGTCTCGGCGCGCTGGACGTGCGCCGGCAGCGGTTCGCCGCGAAGTTCCTCGTAGACGCGCGGCCCGAGGAAGCCGAGCCGGGCGGCGGGTTCGGCGAGCACCAGGTGGCCGAGGGTGCCCCAGGAGGCGAACACCCCGCCCATGGTGGGGTTGCGCAGGTAGGTCAGGTAGGGGAGTCCGGCGGCCCGGTGCGCGTGGACCGCGGCGGTGACCCGCACCATGCAGAGGAAGGCTGCGGAGCCCTCCTGCATCCGGGTGCCGCCGGAGACCGGCAGGGCGAGCAGCGGCAGGCGTTCGGCGGTGGCGCGTTCCACGGCCCGGGTGATGCGTTCGGCGGTGGCGACGCCGATCGATCCGCCGAGGAAGCCGAACTCGCCGGCGACCAGGACGATCGGCCGGCCGTCCAGCAGGGCGCGCCCGGTGAGGACGGCCTCGTCCAGGCCGGTGCGGGCGCGGGCTTTGGCGAGCGCCTCGCGGTAGCCGGGGTCGGCGTACTGGGTGGTGATCGGCTCGTCCCAGCTGTGGAAGCTGCCGGGGTCGACCAGCAGATCGAGGAGCTGGCGTGCCGTCACCTGGGGCCTCCGTCAGGGGAAGGGGCGGCCGAGCGGCTGTCGGCTGCCTCGCGCCGGAAAGCCTACGGGTGGGCGGGGGCCCGGGGCGGGCGCGCCGCACAGTGGTGATCAGGATCACCGGGGCGCGGGGCCGTCCGGCGGCGGAGGTGACGCACCAGACAGGGCAGCGCCCCCTTTAATTGGTATTCGAGATACCGAATTGGGATAAGGTCGGCCACGTGAGGCTGACCAAGAGCACCGACATCGCCCTGCGCATCGCGATGCGCCTGGCGGTGCTGGACGAGGACCGGGCCCCGACCACCCGCGAGGTGGCCGAGGCCGTCGACGTCCCCTACAACCACGCGGCGAAGGTGGTCAGTCGCCTCCAGCACCTGGGCGTGGTCGAGGCCCGGCGCGGGCGCGGCGGAGGGCTCGCCCTGACCGCCGCCGGCCGCAGCGGCTCGCTCGGCCGGATCGTCCGGGAACTGGAGGGCGTCGGGGACGTGGTCGGCTGCGAGGACGAGCCGCCCTGTCCGCTGCGCCACGCGTGTCGCCTGCGCGGGGCGCTGCGGCAGGCCCAGGAGGCGTTCTTCGCGACCCTGGATCCGCTCACCGTGGACGACCTGGTCGGACCGCCGACCGGCCCGGTCCTGCTCGGACTGCCCGTCCGCGGGGCGCCGTCGGACGGCTGAGCGGGGCCGGCCGTCCCGCCGCCGGGGCCGTTCGGCCCTGGCGGGGCGTCAGCCGACCGTGCAGTACTGGTCACTGACAGAGCAGCACCCAGCAGCATGCTTTTCCACACCATTAAATACGTATCTCAGATGCGAGTTTGGAGTTTCGGATGCTGTCCGAGAAGTCCGCGCAGACCGTGCGTGCCACCCTCCCCGCGGTGGGCGCGGCCATCGGGGAGATCACCGGCTCGTCCTACGGACGGCTGTTCGCGGCCCACCCCGAACTGCTGCGCGACCTGTTCAACCGGGGCAACCAGGCGGCCGGCACCCAGCGCCAGGCCCTGGCCGGCTCGATAGCCGCGTTCGCGACCGCCCTGGTCGAGCACCCCGAGCAGCGGCCGGACGCCATGCTCGCCCGGATCGCCCACAAGCACGCCTCGCTGGGCGTCACCGCCGAGCAGTACCACGTCGTCCACGAGCACCTGTTCGCCGCCATCGTGGAGATCCTCGGCGAGGCCGTCACCCCCGAGGTCGCCGCCGCCTGGGACGAGGTGTACTGGCTGATGGCCAACGCCCTGATCGCCGTCGAGCAGCGCCTGTACGAGCAGAGCGGCACCCGCGGCGAGCGCCGCCCGTACGTGGTCGCCGCCCGCACCGCCGAGACTGCCGACGTCGCGACCTTCCTGCTGCACCCCGCCGACGGCGGCCCGGTGCCCGCGCACCGGCCCGGCCAGTACGTCTCCGTGCAGGTCGAACTCCCGGACGGCGCGCGGCAGATCCGCCAGTACAGCCTGTCCGGCAACCCGGACGGCGGCCTGCAGATCACCGTCAAGCGGGTCGCCGGTGACCCGGCCGGCGAGGTCTCCACCCACCTGCACCGGCACGTCGACCAGGGCGCCACCCTGCTGGTCTCCGCCCCGTTCGGCGACGTCCGGCTCGACGACGGCGACCGCCCCGTCCTGCTCGCCTCGGCCGGCATCGGCTGCACCCCGATCATCGGCATGCTCGGCCACCTCGCCGAGACCGGCGCCACCCGGCGGGTGATCGCCGTGCACGGCGACCGGCAGGAGTCCGCGCACGCCTTCCGCGAGGAGTTCGAGCAGCTGGTCGCCAAGCTCCCGAACGCCGAGGCCCACGTCTGGTACGAGCGCCCCGAGCAGGAGCGCCCCGCCGACCGCACCGGCCGGGTCGACCTCACCGGACTGGAGGTCCCCGCCGATGCCGTCGCCTACCTGTGCGGCCCGCTGCCGTTCATGCGCGCCGCCCGCACCCAGCTGCTCGCCGCCGGCGTGCCCGCCGCCGACATCCACTACGAGGTGTTCGGCCCGGACCTCTGGCTCGGCCAGGACAGCTGACGCCCCGCCGGGCCGCCGCACTCGAAGCATCCGGGTGCGACGGCCCGACCGGTCAGAGCGCCGCGGTGATCGCGTCCCACAGGGCCACCCGGGCGCGCAGCGCCGTGCGGACGGTCGCCCCGCACTGCTCCCAGCGCTCGGTGTCGTCACCGCACAGGTCGATCAGCATCTGCATCGCCATCGGCGTGTGCTGCTCGCCGTCCACCTCGATGTGCCGGGCCAGGTAGTCCTTGAAGACGGTGAGCCGTCCGTCGGCGTCGTCGATCCGGACCACCTGCTCGAACATCTCCGGAATCAGGTCCTCCCGGCCGAACGCGAACGCGGCGGCCTGGCAGTGCACCGGGGCGTCCTCGATGATCCCGAACGTGACGGCCGCGAACTCGGCCGCGGCGGGCGGGATCTCCGCCACCTTGGCGGCCTCCGCCACCGACCGGCCGGAGCGGATCGCGGCCAGGAACGCCTCCACGGGGGCGGTGTCCGCCCCCGCCCGGGCCATGCCGTCCAGGTACAGCTCGAAGTGGCTGATGTACCCGTCGCCGAGCTCGTCGCTCTCCTCGACCAGCACGATCTCGTTGATCAGCCGGCGGCTGGCCGTCGGGCCGTCCGGCAGCCACGGCAGCGTGACGCAAGTGAGCTGCCGCTGCAGGCACTTGAGCAGGGACATGAAGTCCCAGACGGCGAAGACGTGGGTCTGCTGGAAGGTCCGCACCTTCTCCAGCGTGTCCAGCGACAGGTACATCGGGTGGGAGACCACCTCGCGGCGGACCTCCTCGATGGACTCGCGCAGGGCGGTCAGGCCGGGGTGGCTGCGGTCCCAGTGGTAACGGTCGCTCATGGCTGCTCTCCTCGTGGTGTGTGATGAGGGGGACGAAGGCGGCGTGGGTGGACGCTGCGGGGGAGTTACTTCAGTACCGCGCGGACGGCGTCCCGAAGCTGGTCGGCGCCGGGCTGCAGGGCCTGGTCCAGGCCCAGTGCGAACGGCAGCACCGCGCCGTCCGGGCGGGTGACCCGGCGCGGCGGGGCGAGCAGGCGGCACTCCTCGGCGGTGATCGCCAGTACCTCGGCGGCGAACCCGGCGAAGCGGTTGGAGTCGTCGGCGACGACCAGGCGGCCGGTCCGCGACAGCGACTCGGCCAGCGCGGCCCGGTCCAACGGGTACAGGGTGCGCGGATCGAGGACCTCGACGGACACCTCGTCGGCCAACTCCTCGGCCACCGCCAGTGCCTGGTGCACCAGGTGGCCGACGGCCAGCACCGTCACGTCGCTGCCCCGGCGGTGGATCCGGGCCTCGCCGAGCGGGACCGGGGCCAGCGGAGCGGTCACGTCCTCGCGGACGCCCAGCGCGCCGGCCGGGGCGAACAGCACCACCGGGTCGTCGTCCCGGATCGCCGAACTCAGCAGCCCGTACGCGTCGGTGGGCGTCGCCGGGACCAGCGTCTTGATGCCGACATGCGCGAACAGGCTGTACGGATGGTCGGAGTGCTGGCCCGCCCAGCCGGAGCGGGAACCCGAACCGGGCACCACCACGGTCAGCGGCACCCGCGCCTGACCGCCCGTCATCAGCGACAACTTGTGTGCCTGGTTGGCCAGTTGCTCGAACACCAGGAACAGCAGCGACGGGATCTGCAACTCGATCACCGGACGCATCCCGGCCAGCGCCGCGCCGACGCCCGCCGAGGTGAACGCCTGCTCCGACAGCGGCGTGTCCACCACCCGCTGCGCGCCGAACCGCTGCTGCAGGCCCAGCGTCAGACCGGCCAGGCCGGCGCCGACGTCCTCACCGAGCACGCACACCGCCGGGTCGGCCGCCAGCGCGTCCGACAGCGCGGTGTTCATCGCCTTGGCGTACGACAACAGCGTCACAGTGCCGCTCCCGACCGGGGCTTCAGCCCGCTCGCGTACAGGAAGTCTTCCGCTGACGATGGGTCAGGGACGGCAGATTCTTGCGCGAAAGTGGCGGCCTGCGCCAGTAGTTGTGTCACTTCGGTGTCGATTGTGTCCGCCTCGGGGAGGGCGGCCCGGGCTGACGCCAGCGGGTCGCGGGCCCGCCAGGACGCCACCTCCTCCGCAGTGCGGTAGGAGAGCCGGAAGCGCCGCTCCATGGTGTGGTGCGCCTCGAAGCGGTACGTCAGGCACTCCAGGAAGCTCGGGCCGCCGCCCGCCCGGGCCCGCGCCACGGCCCGGTCGGCGGCCGCCCGGACCGCCTCCACGTCCATGCCGTCCACCGTCTCCGCCGGGATGCCGAACGCCTCCGCCCGGCCGCACGCCGAGCCGCCCACCGCCGCGCCCGCCGGGAGCGTGGTGGCGTACCCGTTGTTCTCGCACACGAACAGCACCGGAGCCCGCCAGATCGAGGCCAGGTTGAAGGCTTCCAGGAGCACCCCCTGGTTGAGTGCCCCGTCACCGAAGAACGAGGCGACCACCCGGGGGTCACCCAGACGTTGCGAGGCCCAGGCCGCACCGACCGCGATCGGCGCGCCCGCGCCGACGATGCCGTTGGCGCCCAGGATGCCCAGCGAGAAGTCCGCGGCGTGCATCGAACCGCCCCGGCCCGCGTTCAACCCGTCGACGCGGCCCGCCAGTTCGGCCAGCAGCCGGCCCGGGTCGGCGCCCTTGGCCAGCACGTGCCCGTGCCCGCGGTGGGTGGAGGTCAGCCGGTCGGCGGGGTCGAGCGCCGCGCAGACGCCGACCGCCACCGCCTCCTGCCCGATGTACGGGTGGGTGCCGCCGACGATCAGGCCCGACCGCACCCACTGCAGCGCCAGTTCCTCGAACGAGCGGATCAGCCGCATCGCCCGGTACCGCCCCGCCGGGTCCGCCAGGTGCGGCAGGCTCACCGGCCCGACCGCCACAGCACCGGGCAGAACTCCGGGTCCGCGTAGTCCGGCCGGCCGTCCGCGTCGCGCCGCACCACCGCGTCGTGGTTGTACACCACCGGCGAGCCGTCCGGCTTCAGGTACGAGCGGTAGCGGTTGGAGCCGTCCTGCAGGTGCAGCGACACCGCCCGGCGCGGCTGCGCGGACCGGTTCGGGCCCGAGCCGTGGTAGGTGCGGCAGTGGTGGAAGGAGACGTGCCCGCGCGGGATCTCCACCGGCACCGTGCGCACCTGGGAGCCGTTGAACTCGGCGTTCTCGTGCAGCAGTTGCTCCAGCTCGGAGCGGTCCCGGGCGGCGAAGTGCCGGGTCGAGTCGTCCCCGCCGGGCCGCTCCTCCCAGCGGTGGCTGCCGTCCACCATGGTGATGGTGCCCATCTCCTCGGTGCAGTCGTGGAACGGCAGGAACGCCGTCAGCATCCGCTGCGAGGTGGAGGTCTGCCAGTAGTGCTTGTCGAAGTGCCAGGGCACCACGTTGCTCGGCTCGCCCGGCACCGGCGGCTTGTAGATCAGCGTCGACTGGAACAGCCGGATCTCCTCGGCCTGGGCGAGCCGCGCCGCGACCGCGCCCAGCAGCGGCTTGCGCAGGATCCGGCCGATCTCCTCGTGCTCGTAGTGCACGTAGTCGTTGTGCCGCTGCACCGGCCCGTCCGAGGGCTTCCAGGACGCCAGGTGCGGCGGCCGGGCGGGCAGTTCGCGGTCCCGCTCGCCCGCGTAGTAGCGCTCGGTGGCGGCCTGCAGCAGGTCCAGCTCGGCGTCGCTGAACAGCCGCCGCGACAGGTACCAGCCGTGCTCCGCGTACTCCAGCACCTCCTCGGCGGTCGGCAGCAGCGCCGACTCCTCCTCGGTCAGGGCGAACGGCTCGATGGTGGTGGTCATGTGAGGTCTCTCCTCTCCTCTCCTCAGCTGTCCGCAGTCAGCTGTCCGCGGTGGCGCGCTCGCGCTCCACCGCCTCGTACAGGGCCTTGATGTTGGCGGTGCCGAAGCTGCCCGCCCCGCGCCGCTCGACCAGCTCCAGGAAGAAGGTCCGGCGCGGGTGCGTCGAGCGGGCGAAGATCTGGAACAGCTCGCCGCCGTGGTCGCGGTCCACCAGCACGCCGGTCTCCCGCAGTTCGGCCACCGGGATGGCGGTCGGGCCGAGCCGGGCCTCCAGCGCGTCGTAGTACGCGCCGGGCGTGGTCAGGAACGCCACCCCGCGCGCCCCCAACTCCCGTACCGAGGCCGTGATCGAGGTCGTCGCGTAGGCCAAGTGCTGGACGCCCGCGCCGCCGTGCGCCTCCAGGAAGCCGTCGATCTGGCCGGCCGCCCGGGAGGTGTCCGGCTCCAGCAGGGTGAAGGTGATCGTGCCGCACGGGCTCTGCACCACCCGGGAGTCCATCGCCTGCTCGCCGACCTCGATGTACTCCCGGAAGATCTCCCGGAAGCCCAGCCCGCGCACCGCCCAGTCCACGGAAGGCCCCAACTGCCCGCCCGGCACCACGATCGCGACGTGGTCGAGCAGCAGCAGCGCGCCCTCGCCCGGGAGTTCGCCCGCTGGGAGCAGGTCGGCGGCGTCGGTGAAGCGCAGCGCCAGGTCGCCGAAGCCGGAGACCGTGCCGGCCCCGTCCAGGCAGCCGCCGCCGGCGTTCAGCGCCCGCTCGGCGGCCGCCGCGGCCGCGACCCGGTCCGCGTGGCGCAGCGCGATCACCGCGACGCCCTCGCCGTGCCGCCGCACCCATTCGGCGACCTGGTGCTCGGCCTCCACCGCGGAGGTCACCAGCACCCGGATCGAGCCCTGGTGGGCGAGCACCTGCGCGGTCCCCGGCGCGGTGACGGCGGGCGCGGTCAGGGTGAAACCCCAGTCGTCGCGCAGCTGCGCGGCGTACTTGTGGGCGTCCTCCGCGTAGTGTTCGGTGTAGGCGATGCCCGGCGCGGTCATGAATCCCCTCCGAGGTGCTTGGCCGGAATGCTCGGCGGGCCGAAGAGCAGGCTGAGGTTGTGGCCGCCGAAAGCGATCGAGTTGGACAGGGCGTGGCGCACGACGGTGTGCTCGGCCGCGCCCCGGACGTGCCGCAGCGCGCAGTCCTGGTCCGGCTGTTCGAGGTTCAGCGTGGGCGGCAGCAGGCCCTCGGCGACGGCCAGCGCGGACACCGCCGCCTCCACCGCCCCGGCGGCGCCCAGGAGATGGCCGGTGGCGCCCTTGGTGGAGCTGACGAACGGCCGGTGCGAGCCGAACACCTCGCGCAGCGCCGCGGCCTCCGCCCGGTCGCCCAGCTTGGTGCCGGTGCCGTGGGCGTTGACGTAGTCCACGGCCGACGGGCCGAGGCCGGCGGAGCGCAGCGCGGCCCGCATCGCGGAGATCGCTCCCGCGCCGTCGGGGCGCGGCATGGTCGGGTGGTGGGCGTCGGTGGCGGCGCCCCAGCCGGCCAGTGCGGCGTACCCGGACGCGCCGCGGGCGGCGGCGTGCTCGGCGCGTTCCAGCACCAGCACGGCGCTGCCCTCGCCCAGCACGAAGCCGTTGCGGCGGGCGTCGAACGGCCGGGAGGCCTGCTGCGGGTCGTCCCAACCGGCGGCAAGGGCACGGGAGTTGTCGAACGCGGCGGCAATGGTGGGATGCAGCGGGGCCTCCGCGCCGCCGCACACCACCACGTCGGCCTCGCCGCCGCGGATCAGCCGCAGACCCTCGGCGACGGCCTGCGCGCCGGCCGCGCAGGCCGTGATCACGGCGGAGCTGTAGCCGCGGATGCCGTGTTTGATGGCGATCCGGGCGGCCGCCATGTTCGAGAGCATGCCGGGCAGCAGGTAGGGGCTGACCGCGGCCCGGCCGCGTTCGCGCCGCCCGGCGGCCTGCTGCTCGTAGCTCTCCAGCCCGCCGCCGCCGGTGGCGAGCACCACCGCGACCCGCTCCGGGTCGGTGTCCTGTCGGATCGTCAGCCCGGCGTCGGCGAGGGCGTCGTCGGCGGCGGCCAGCGCGAGCAGCAGGAAGCGGTCGGCGCAGCGGGTCTCGGTCGGCGGCAGCACCTCGGTGGCGGGCACGTCCGGGGAGATGCCCGCCACCTTCAGCCAGCCCGCGGCGGGGTGGCCCTCGGGCGGGGCGGTCAGCCCGGAGCGGCCGGCGGCGAGGGCCCGGAACACCTCGGGGACGGCCCGGCCGAGCGGGGTGACCCAGCCGATGCCGGTGACCTGCGCGGTGACCGGCGTGCTCATCGGGCCCCGGCTCCGGGGCCGGTCGCGGCTCCGGCCTCGGAGAGGTGGCGCTGGCGCAGCAGCACCTTGCGGACCTTGCCGGTCGGGCCGACCGGGATCCGCCCGTCCGGGACGGGAAGCACGGCGCGGACCACCTCGGCGACGTGCGGCTCCAGCGCGGCGAGCACCTCGGCGGTGCGGTCGGCGTCCTGGTCGGCGGCGGGGTCGAGCTGCAGCAGCACGTCGGCGACGACCCGTTCGCCGTCGTGGAACGCCACCACGGTGCAGTCCAGCACGTCCGGGCAGGCCGCGAGGACCCGCTCCTCGGAGGCGGCGGTGTGCAGGCGGCGGCCGTCGCCGAGGTCGACCGTGTCGACGGCGCGGTCCACGTGGTAGTAGTAGCCGTCCTCGTCCCGGTACATCAGGTCGCCGGTGAGGAAGTAGTCGCGGACCCGGGTGCGGTGGGTGGTCACCGAGTCGTTCCAGTAGCCGGGCGACAGGGTGGGGGAGCGGGTGCCGAGTTCGCCGACCTCGCCGGGGCCCAGCTCGTTGCCGTCCGGGTCGAGGATCGCGCAGTCGACGAAGGCGTGCGGGCGGCCCACGCAGCGGCCGTAGCGGTCGGAGTCGACGGTGTGGGTGATGAAGAAGTGCGAGTGGCCCATCTCGGAGGAGCCCAGGCCGTCGATGAACACCGATCCGGCGGTGCGGACCCGGCCCTGCCGGGTGGCGGTCTCCCGGGAGCCCTGGGCGACCAGGCGGCGGATGTGCGCCTCGTGCGCGCAGTCGCCGGTGTTCCACCACAGGCCGACGGAGGCCAGGTCGCGGGCGGCGAGGTCGTGCCGGGCCAGGTCGGCCCAGGTGGTGGCGAAGCCGTACACGCCGAGCGGGTGCCAGCGCTCCACGACGTCCAGCACGACGGCGCCCGACTGCTGGGACAGCAGGTGCAGCTGGGCGTCGAAGCTGAGCGCCAGGTTGACCGCGATCAGGGTGGCGGCGTGCGCGGCGGGCAGCGCGCTGAGCACCCGGTCGATGCCCTGCGGCCGGGGCAGCAGCAGCCGGTGGCGGATCGCCGCGTACAGGCTCTGGTGCGAGTGCAGCACCGCCTTCGGCAGGCCGGTGGTGCCGGAGGAGTGGGTGATCGCCACCGGGTCGGTGGGCCAGTGCCGGTACGGGGCGGGCGCCGACTCCGGGTCGCCGGAGCCGAGTTCGGCGGTGTCGGCGAGGATCGGGGCGCCGAAGTCCTGGTCGGCGAGGGCCTTGGCGTGCTCGGCGTCGGCGAGCAGCCCGACCGCGTTCAACCGGCGCAGGTAGCGGGTCGAGGTGTCCGCGTCCAGCGCCGGGTTGAGCAGGGCCGGGATCGCGCCGAGCCGGCTCAGGGCCAGGAAGGCCAGCACCTGGTCGGCGGCGGCGGTCGCCTGCACGGCGACCGGGTCGCGGCGGCGGACCCCGAGCGCGTGCAGGGCCGCGGCCCTGGCCCGCACCGCCACGTCGAGTTGGCGGAGCGTCAGGGCCCGGTCGGCCGGGTGCCCGTCGACGGGGGTGTCGAAGGTCAGGGTCGGCGAGTCCAGGCCGAGGCCCTTCTCGACCCGGGTGGTCAGGACGTTGCCGGCGCCGACGGAGCTGTCCTCGGACAGCACGGCGCGCAGGGTGCGGATGCTCATGGTTCCCTGTTCTGGTCGTGGTGCGGGAGGCCGGTGGGGCCCGGGTCGCGCGTGGAGCCGCGGTGCGCGGACGGGCCGGGGACGTGAGGGGTGCGGAGCGGAGCGGACTCAGGGGGCGAGCAGGACGGCCGTGGCGTGGTCCGGCGGGCCCTGGACGGCGGTGATCGCGAGCACCTGGTCGGCGTCGCCGTCCTCGATCAGCAGCCGGGCTTGCTCGTGCAGCCGGTCCGGGTCCTCGAAGCCGGGGCCGAGGGCGACCACCGGGCCGTCGAGCTGCCAGCGGGCCGCGAGGTGGCCGAGCACCGCGTTCGGGTTGGACTGGAAGAACAGCAGCGGCGCCACCCGGCGGCCGGTGCCGGTGGCGCGGCCGAGCGCGTCCGCGGTGCCGGTGTCCCCGGTCGGGCTGGCCAGCAGCAGGGCGGTGCGCGGCGCGCCGGCGGCGGGCGGTGGCCCGTAGCGGCGGCGCAGGCAGCGTTCGGCGGTCTCGGCGACCAGCGGGCTGAAGCTGGACTCCACGAAGCCCGCGATCGGCGGGAGTTCGTCGTCCGGCCGGTCCGGCCAGGCCGCTTCGGCGAGCACCCGCAGCGGGCCGTCCAGCACCCGGGGCGCCGCCACCGGCGGTGCGTGGAGCGGGAGTTCGGAGGAGGGGGCGGTCATGCGGGGGCCACCAGGAGTGCGGTGTTGGCGCCGCCGAAGGCGGCGTTGACGGTGAGCGCCGGGCCGGGGCCGGCCGGGCGGGGGCGGTCGAGGACCAGGTCGAGCGCGCAGTCCGGGTCGGCGGCCTGCCAGCCGGCGTTGACCGGCAGCGAGCCTGCTCGCAACACGCCTACGGTGACGGCGAGTTCGAGCAGCGCGGAGGCCTCCAGGGCGTGGCCGTGCACGGACT
The DNA window shown above is from Streptomyces sp. TLI_171 and carries:
- a CDS encoding beta-ketoacyl synthase, with translation MSTPVTAQVTGIGWVTPLGRAVPEVFRALAAGRSGLTAPPEGHPAAGWLKVAGISPDVPATEVLPPTETRCADRFLLLALAAADDALADAGLTIRQDTDPERVAVVLATGGGGLESYEQQAAGRRERGRAAVSPYLLPGMLSNMAAARIAIKHGIRGYSSAVITACAAGAQAVAEGLRLIRGGEADVVVCGGAEAPLHPTIAAAFDNSRALAAGWDDPQQASRPFDARRNGFVLGEGSAVLVLERAEHAAARGASGYAALAGWGAATDAHHPTMPRPDGAGAISAMRAALRSAGLGPSAVDYVNAHGTGTKLGDRAEAAALREVFGSHRPFVSSTKGATGHLLGAAGAVEAAVSALAVAEGLLPPTLNLEQPDQDCALRHVRGAAEHTVVRHALSNSIAFGGHNLSLLFGPPSIPAKHLGGDS
- a CDS encoding class I adenylate-forming enzyme family protein produces the protein MSIRTLRAVLSEDSSVGAGNVLTTRVEKGLGLDSPTLTFDTPVDGHPADRALTLRQLDVAVRARAAALHALGVRRRDPVAVQATAAADQVLAFLALSRLGAIPALLNPALDADTSTRYLRRLNAVGLLADAEHAKALADQDFGAPILADTAELGSGDPESAPAPYRHWPTDPVAITHSSGTTGLPKAVLHSHQSLYAAIRHRLLLPRPQGIDRVLSALPAAHAATLIAVNLALSFDAQLHLLSQQSGAVVLDVVERWHPLGVYGFATTWADLARHDLAARDLASVGLWWNTGDCAHEAHIRRLVAQGSRETATRQGRVRTAGSVFIDGLGSSEMGHSHFFITHTVDSDRYGRCVGRPHAFVDCAILDPDGNELGPGEVGELGTRSPTLSPGYWNDSVTTHRTRVRDYFLTGDLMYRDEDGYYYHVDRAVDTVDLGDGRRLHTAASEERVLAACPDVLDCTVVAFHDGERVVADVLLQLDPAADQDADRTAEVLAALEPHVAEVVRAVLPVPDGRIPVGPTGKVRKVLLRQRHLSEAGAATGPGAGAR